In one window of Desulfofalx alkaliphila DSM 12257 DNA:
- a CDS encoding TnsD family Tn7-like transposition protein, whose amino-acid sequence MMTFFPTPYPDEILYSVFARYHVKSPNFNGSETARDLFNVKRIVCSLEFPTLLANLVHNMPLNSPFDVDRLIFEHTLFPYYTVFLSPENRRIIRQYMLHGDVEIYNKITGIINPLAENKFLRFCPKCNKEDMDRYGELYWHRVHQIRGIYICPHHKIPIYNSSVSLEDNKYKYVAAREKNCIVENEVVYEQRTYEKLLIIADDMCWVLNNPVINTNIKEQYLNQLKILEYATVNGSLRQKKLIADFEAFWGSEILQMTHNTIRKTNNSNWLLKMGWNKATIEDPLKHILFMRFLGLSPEVLFNENVEYLPFGKGPYPCLNPVCKQYKKQVIENVEIKNNYKTKSPIGYFTCPNCGFSYLRRGPDTKKEDKYRYSRIVDFGDYWREELIRLLKYNSVSTVAKLMGTSHTTVYDFLRRSENNKHPPP is encoded by the coding sequence ATGATGACTTTTTTCCCTACACCGTACCCAGATGAAATATTATATAGTGTTTTTGCTAGATATCATGTTAAAAGTCCAAATTTCAATGGAAGTGAAACTGCGAGGGATCTGTTTAATGTAAAGCGTATAGTTTGTAGCCTGGAATTCCCAACATTATTGGCAAATTTGGTCCACAATATGCCCTTAAACAGTCCTTTTGATGTAGATAGGCTAATATTCGAACATACCCTATTTCCCTATTATACGGTCTTTTTAAGTCCTGAGAACAGGAGAATAATAAGACAGTATATGTTGCATGGGGATGTTGAAATATACAACAAAATAACAGGCATAATAAACCCACTGGCTGAAAATAAATTTCTTAGATTTTGTCCAAAGTGCAATAAAGAAGATATGGATAGATATGGCGAATTATATTGGCATAGGGTTCATCAGATAAGAGGCATCTATATTTGTCCTCACCATAAAATACCTATTTATAATAGCAGTGTATCACTTGAGGACAATAAATATAAATATGTAGCAGCAAGGGAGAAAAACTGCATTGTTGAAAATGAGGTTGTGTATGAGCAAAGAACCTATGAAAAATTACTGATTATTGCAGATGATATGTGCTGGGTATTAAATAACCCTGTTATTAATACTAATATTAAGGAACAGTATTTAAATCAGTTGAAGATATTGGAGTATGCAACAGTGAATGGCAGTCTAAGGCAGAAAAAACTTATTGCTGATTTTGAAGCCTTTTGGGGCAGTGAGATACTTCAGATGACTCATAATACAATTAGGAAGACTAATAACAGTAATTGGCTTTTAAAAATGGGATGGAACAAAGCAACTATCGAAGATCCATTAAAACATATATTATTTATGAGATTTTTAGGTCTATCACCAGAAGTGTTATTTAATGAAAATGTAGAGTACCTACCTTTTGGGAAAGGGCCGTATCCTTGTCTAAATCCTGTTTGCAAACAATATAAGAAACAGGTCATTGAGAATGTAGAAATAAAAAATAATTATAAAACCAAGAGTCCAATAGGATATTTTACCTGTCCAAATTGTGGTTTTTCATATTTGAGACGTGGACCTGATACGAAAAAAGAAGACAAGTATAGATATTCTCGGATTGTGGATTTCGGGGATTATTGGAGAGAGGAATTAATACGGCTATTAAAGTATAACAGCGTGTCAACGGTTGCAAAATTAATGGGGACAAGCCATACAACTGTTTATGATTTCTTAAGAAGAAGTGAAAATAATAAACATCCTCCACCCTAG